One genomic region from Bacteroidia bacterium encodes:
- a CDS encoding c-type cytochrome, with the protein MDKNCLKIFESENYKDNFFEELSPSRNVGLYKVLSFLFMLLFFGLSAYAQPNGEQLFKANCSACHAVDKKLVGPALQGIEERRQMDWLIKWVKNSQDLVKSGDAYAVKLFEEYNKIPMTPFTTLSDDDIKAIFTYVKDEEAKLKAGATASKDTSAGKTTAAQQTTATGQHKFTPPGSILFPVSIITAFGLFLILLIAAALQKGMREKTTQQPYTYKESLMAMLKNPFVIAGFGFVILCVVGGFVVEKARAVGVKQYYQPTQPIAYSHKLHAGQYQISCNYCHVGVEKSKNATIPSVNICMNCHIYTASDKPEIQKLYKAKETGQPIKWVRVHNLPDFVSFNHSMHVKGGKLECQTCHGQVQEMEVVYQYAPLTMGWCINCHRETEVDVAKNDYYLKVHDELQKGKIGKEEKITVAKLGGIDCARCHY; encoded by the coding sequence AGGGCTGTATAAAGTGTTGAGTTTTCTCTTTATGCTGCTATTTTTTGGGCTTTCTGCCTACGCGCAGCCAAATGGAGAACAATTGTTTAAGGCAAATTGTTCCGCTTGTCATGCGGTAGATAAAAAATTAGTAGGGCCTGCTCTGCAAGGAATCGAGGAACGGCGACAGATGGATTGGTTAATTAAATGGGTAAAAAACTCCCAAGATTTAGTTAAATCTGGAGATGCCTATGCCGTAAAACTTTTTGAGGAGTATAATAAAATCCCAATGACTCCTTTTACAACTCTTTCTGACGATGACATTAAGGCAATATTTACCTATGTTAAGGATGAAGAAGCCAAGTTAAAAGCCGGAGCCACGGCATCCAAAGATACATCTGCCGGAAAAACTACCGCAGCCCAGCAGACTACTGCTACAGGACAGCACAAATTCACCCCGCCAGGTTCTATATTATTCCCTGTATCAATAATAACCGCTTTCGGGTTGTTCTTAATACTATTAATTGCTGCAGCCCTGCAAAAGGGAATGCGCGAAAAAACTACCCAGCAACCTTATACCTACAAAGAATCATTGATGGCTATGTTGAAAAATCCATTCGTAATAGCCGGATTTGGGTTCGTTATCTTATGTGTAGTTGGAGGTTTTGTAGTAGAAAAAGCCCGCGCCGTTGGCGTAAAACAATACTACCAACCTACGCAGCCTATAGCATATTCACACAAACTACATGCAGGGCAGTATCAGATCAGCTGTAACTATTGCCACGTAGGGGTAGAAAAAAGCAAAAACGCTACAATTCCCTCTGTAAATATCTGTATGAATTGCCACATCTATACAGCCAGCGACAAGCCGGAAATCCAAAAACTATATAAAGCTAAAGAAACAGGCCAACCAATAAAGTGGGTACGGGTACACAACCTACCAGACTTCGTTTCTTTTAATCACTCAATGCACGTTAAAGGCGGCAAATTAGAGTGCCAAACTTGCCACGGTCAGGTTCAAGAAATGGAAGTTGTTTATCAATATGCCCCGCTCACAATGGGCTGGTGTATAAATTGCCATAGAGAAACCGAAGTAGATGTAGCTAAAAATGATTATTACCTGAAAGTTCATGATGAACTCCAAAAAGGTAAAATCGGAAAAGAAGAAAAAATTACAGTAGCAAAACTCGGAGGAATAGACTGTGCCCGTTGCCACTATTAA